A genomic window from Thunnus maccoyii chromosome 2, fThuMac1.1, whole genome shotgun sequence includes:
- the pcm1 gene encoding pericentriolar material 1 protein isoform X6, whose protein sequence is MATGGTPFDDSAEELHNWTVTNGSLEDRLNNMDWGVQQKKANRSSEKNKKKLSAAVVESRLTNDISPESTPGAGRRRARTPHSFPHIKYTTQMSVPDQAELDKLRQRINFTDLDERSIGSDSQGRVTAANNQRQLAGENKKPYNFLPLHVNTNKSKELLPPSSSAPATPAIAKETKKQSPGFRDTLTPVVPTKESSRLSRGGIERGPSAHREYGRGDPRIDSSQVVSKLVQIREYISKASSMRDDLVEKNDVPANVERLSHLIDHLKEQEKSYLRFLQKMLARDTEEDDVGTLDSAVGSGSLAESTSLNIEVRSSDTSNATGGRPETVRADQKEELENLRKQHELLKKMLEQQEQLRALQGRQEALMAMQHSAEQALAVIEDTVVTETTGSVSGLSITSELNDELNDLIQRFHNQLHDSQTKAVPDNRRQAESLSLSREVCWSRAPQAVGPPPHRPLLHSASGPHSGLDTGATAASAKLTKLQELQDKKQTMDKILQELHSLRDQTLNNNSCRGLSTQCSLSMGGSSDCPSALCSNGASASTSFHPSLTQHQDSSNSTDKLRKLKEVHKRLNELRELVQYYEQTSDMMVDAVNENVKEDDDEEEEEDETEDGSMFEAMFDSEQENRQPVTNIRNPQRSGNWTDLNSLTNGRSVRSSATNNRDGRLNTECEINNRSAANLRSLNIPSAIECQYNRDTPYNQVKDDDEDEDGLNNDQGAQAVAPDSEASGSSRRSSLGNEAGFAQKVHRQTAKQKLRQLQELVAMVQSDDTDGTTANEDEALHQQPNNTRATVAGPLGTGSKQNPRDLTLSSKAREKLYEEKLRQQKQELKQLHEERQRLMEIQGKIQDLQWACPDLQSSVSSTVSQQGLLRKVPVAASTPATVQVSSSSGHKTNSPVLKPTAPEAATSSVTDNEQLWSEMRRHQILREELRQRRKHLESLMAEHQRRSGLCDRLEDQEGLATPSQSVSRDERTMATWGSTPCHLDDVDDEDDDDEEEYRSEMGAEEEDEQDDCAESSSDDDIHIYSSSRNQRPYSNRKNQACNLKPPPAFSCESSGHPSPHTKAKTKQQQQQQSRSLNQSVSQHGGTRRQENLRWASELSFTEGSCHWQEQVSQLQRQLDFSTSMCQTLLQDQQTLSYMLQTLLTGQYSVLPNNVSSPQVHLVMHQLNQCYTQLAWQQNNVQRLKQVLNELLRQQQQQQQQQQQQQQQQPSSSTAGWQTQNQGSSQESSSCPSVSPGVFLPFSSTLHPPTNNMSTAALSPFAPSFNLFPLFPTAMGEFPQGAAAQATPDHQKQHLDPNASIKTEYMSFPPPLQRSPLNSATDRGTAGWLNTSYTNNTVLHHLSKTEEESPTSSPTLARRRSRPQDFDQASQESFSSMPDPVDPTTITKTFKAGRKASAQANLASRSKTPSKSRRRRSKGHNKNSEGHESDSVSSTADFVQERAAPPRQKDQNQSLLDKLTQEKLDSKTKLGNKRNDLSSAYAWRTPFLSNRIACTEAPDASSDFSLFEALRETIYSEVATLISQNESRPHFLIELFHELQLLNTDYLRQRALYSLQDIVTRHLAEKSAAEDQLPPLGPVAWAAGSQSELTPSESLATSDAEVVEKNLRLTQDTMKKRDDAESVGNESTVSTSSNLDPFAKDDLAGAAGDVRCPQIDTQQLDRQIKDIMTEVIPFLKENMDEVCSLQLLTSVRRMVLTLTQQNDESKEFVRFFHRQLGGILQESLSKFVGRTLKDCGEDLLVEISEILFNELAFFRLMQDLDNSSSVSLAAKHKNKKKAEQSSKAKHSLKENLKAGGDESISPAYSDEDKDQDEAEQDGDSAFQEIYLQTETKNRRSSDASEAEEEDEDEGDGQGIPLSISLSKAETQALTNYGSGEDENEEEEMEEFEAGPVDVQTSLQATADGQVEQEVTSTNEIQETQSEQRSEKDDAETNNKSTGIVDSTEEEHATVEDQVPEKESKVAASEESTEASQNFTKESNTTSSPDTDSPVMINVDEVGSGNTSQKSDEEDFVKVDDLPLQLTVMCEEELQKRIVEEQQNNNLSVEILNGNTESLTGLVGNAQALKEPENVGAQSV, encoded by the exons ATGGCAACTGGAGGCACTCCTTTTGATGACAGTGCAGAAGAGCTGCACAACTGGACTGTAACAAATGGCAGTCTGGAAGATAGACTCAATAACATG GACTGGGGTGTGCAGCAGAAGAAAGCCAACCGATcctcagagaaaaacaagaagaaactgTCAGCTGCGGTGGTGGAGAGCCGCCTGACTAATGATATTTCTCCAGAGTCAACCCCTGGGGCTGGTCGCAGGAGGGCCCGCACTCCTCATTCCTTTCCTCACATCAAATACACCACCCAGATGTCTGTCCCAGACCAGGCTGAATTGGACAAGCTGCGTCAGAGGATCAATTTCACAGACCTGGATGAG AGGAGCATCGGCAGTGACTCCCAGGGGCGTGTCACAGCTGCCAACAACCAGCGCCAGTTAGCTGGAGAGAACAAGAAGCCCTACAACTTCCTACCTCTTCATGTAAATACTAACAAAAGCAAGGAGctgctccctccctcctcctctgccccaGCCACCCCAGCTATTGCCAAGGAAACTAAGAAACAGAGCCCAGGATTCAGGGATACATTAACCCCTGTAGTTCCTACCAAGGAATCGTCAAGGCTCAGCCGTGGTGGCATTGAGAGAGGGCCCTCGGCGCACAGAGAATATGGGAGAGGAGATCCCAGAATAGACAGCAGCCAG GTGGTGAGCAAACTAGTACAGATCCGGGAGTACATCAGTAAGGCGAGCTCCATGCGGGATGACCTGGTGGAGAAGAATGACGTGCCGGCAAACGTGGAGCGCCTCTCCCATCTCATCGACCACCTCAAAGAGCAGGAGAAGTCCTATTTACGGTTCCTGCAGAAAATGCTG GCACGGGATACCGAGGAGGATGATGTGGGGACCCTGGACTCTGCAGTGGGCTCAGGTTCATTGGCAGAGAGCACTTCTCTTAACATTGAGGTGCGCTCTTCAGATACCTCCAATGCAACG GGCGGCAGGCCAGAAACTGTGAGAGCTGACCAGAAGGAAGAGCTGGAGAACCTGCGTAAGCAGCACGAGCTACTGAAGAAGATGCTGGAGCAGCAGGAACAGCTCAGGGCCCTGCAGGGCCGACAGGAAGCACTGATGGCCATGCAGCACAGTGCAGAACAGGCACTTGCTGTGATTGAGGACACtg TTGTCACAGAAACCACAGGCAGTGTGTCAGGCCTGAGCATTACATCAGAGCTGAATGATGAATTGAACGATTTGATCCAGCGGTTCCACAACCAGCTACATGACTCTCAG ACTAAGGCAGTGCCAGACAACCGTCGTCAGGCAGAGAGCCTTTCCCTCTCCAGAGAAGTGTGTTGGTCCAGGGCTCCCCAGGCTGTTGGTCCACCTCCACACAGGCCCCTTCTTCACTCTGCATCTGGTCCCCACTCTGGCCTAGACACTGGGGCAACAGCTGCCAGTGCCAAACTCACAAAGCTCCAAGAACTCCAAGACAAGAAGCAAACTATGGACAAGATCCTGCAGGAGCTACATTCACTCAGAGACCAGACACTCAACAATAACTCTT GTCGTGGCTTGTCAACACAGTGCAGTCTGAGTATGGGAGGATCCTCAGATTGTCCATCTGCTCTCTGCTCTAATGGGGCCTCAGCCTCTACTTCCTTTCATCCCTCTCTCACACAACACCAGGACAGTTCCAACTCCACAGACAAGCTCAg GAAGCTAAAGGAGGTTCACAAGCGTCTGAATGAGCTGCGTGAGTTGGTTCAGTACTATGAGCAGACTTCTGATATGATGGTGGATGCAGTCAATGAAAATGTGAAGGAGGATgacgatgaggaggaggaggaggatgagacaGAGGACGGCTCTATGTTTGAGGCCATGTTTGACTCTGAGCAGGAGAATCGCCAGCCTGTAACTAACATCAG AAACCCACAGCGCAGTGGAAACTGGACAGACTTGAACAGCCTGACCAATGGGCGCAGTGTCAGGAGTAGTGCCACTAATAACCGGGATGGCAGACTCAACACTGAGTGTGAGATCAACAACCGGTCAGCAGCCAACCTCCGCAGCCTTAACATCCCCTCAGCCATAG AGTGCCAGTATAATAGGGACACCCCCTATAATCAGgtgaaggatgatgatgaggatgaggacgGTCTGAATAATGATCAAGGGGCACAGGCTGTAGCTCCAGACAGCGAGGCTTCGGGGTCTAGCCGGAGAAGCAGCCTTGGGAATGAAGCAGGTTTTGCCCAGAAGGTTCATCGGCAGACAGCGAAGCAGAAACTACGGCAGCTGCAGGAGCTGGTGGCCATGGTTCAG aGTGACGACACAGATGGCACAACAGCAAATGAGGACGAAGCTTTACACCAACAGCCAAATAATACTAGAGCTACCGTGGCAGGGCCACTGGGGACTGGATCTAAACAGAATCCCAGAGACCTCACACTCTCTAGCAAGGCTAG GGAGAAGCTGTATGAAGAGAAGCTGCGTCAGCAGAAACAGGAGCTGAAGCAACTCCATGAAGAACGCCAGAGACTCATGGAAATCCAGGGCAAGATCCAGGACCTGCAGTGGGCTTGCCCTGACCTGCAg TCATCTGTGTCGAGCACAGTGAGTCAGCAGGGTTTGCTAAGGAAGGTTCCAGTTGCAGCTTCCACTCCGGCTACCGTCCAGGTGTCTTCTTCCTCTGGACACAAAACCAATTCACCTGTGCTCAAACCCACTGCTCCAGAAGCAGCTACTTCTTCAGTCACTGACAACGAG CAGCTTTGGTCAGAGATGCGTCGCCACCAGATCCTGCGGGAAGAACTGCGTCAGCGCAGAAAGCACTTAGAGTCCTTGATGGCTGAACACCAGAGGCGTAGTGGTCTCTGTGACAGGCTTGAAGACCAAGAGGGACTTGCTACACCCTCACAGTCTGTCAGTAGGGATGAAAG GACAATGGCTACTTGGGGTTCCACTCCCTGCCACCTTGATGACGTTGATGACGAGGACGATGACGATGAGGAAGAATATCGCTCAGAAATGggtgcagaggaggaagatgaacaGGACGACTGTGCAGAGAGCAGCTCTGACGATGACATCCACATCTACTCATCCAGCAGGAACCAGCGGCCCTACAGTAACAGGAAGAATCAAGCATG CAACCTGAAGCCTCCACCAGCCTTCTCATGTGAGAGTAGTGGGCATCCCTCTCCTCATACTAAGGCGAAgaccaaacagcagcagcagcagcagtccagAAGTTTGAACCAGTCCGTGAGCCAACATGGAGGTACAAGGCGGCAAGAGAACCTGCGCTGGGCTTCTGAGCTCTCCTTCACTGAGGGTTCATGCCACTGGCAGGAGCAGGTCAGCCAGCTGCAGAGACAGCTGGACTTCAGCACCAGCATGTGTCAGACACTCCTGCAGGACCAGCAG ACGCTGTCTTATATGTTGCAAACCCTGCTGACGGGTCAGTACAGTGTGTTACCCAACAATGTGTCGTCACCACAGGTCCACCTGGTCATGCACCAGCTCAACCAGTGTTACACCCAGCTGGCTTGGCAGCAAAACAACGTACAAAG ACTAAAACAGGTCCTGAATGAGCTCCTccgccagcagcagcagcagcaacagcagcagcagcagcagcagcagcagcagccttcaTCTTCAACAGCAGGTTGGCAGACACAGAACCAGGGCTCATCCCAGGAATCCAGCTCCTGTCCCTCAGTCTCTCCTGGTGTCttcctccccttctcctctACTCTGCATCCTCCAACCAACAACATGTCAACTGCTGCCTTATCCCCGTTCGCTCCCA GCTTTAACTTATTTCCACTCTTCCCTACTGCCATGGGCGAGTTCCCTCAGGGCGCGGCAGCTCAGGCTACCCCTGACCACCAGAAGCAGCATTTAGACCCAAACGCTTCTATCAAAACAGAGTACATGAGTTTCCCTCCTCCACTGCAGCGCTCTCCTCTTAACTCAGCTACAGACAGAGG AACAGCTGGCTGGCTCAACACCTCCTACACAAACAACACCGTCCTGCATCACCTGTCTAAAACAGAGGAAGAGTCTCCGACTTCCTCCCCCACCCTGGCCCGCCGCCGCTCACGACCTCAAGACTTTGACCAGGCCTCACAAGAAAGCTTCAGCAGCATGCCTGATCCTGTTGATCCCACCACCATCACAAAGACTTTCAAGGCTGGACGCAAGGCCTCCGCTCAAGCCAACCTGGCCTCCCGAAGCAAGACACCAAGCAAGAGTCGCCGCAGGAGGAGCAAAGGGCACAACAAGAACAGTGAAG GCCATGAGAGCGACAGTGTTAGCAGCACTGCAGACTTTGTCCAGGAGAGGGCAGCCCCGCCTCGTCAGAAGGATCAGAATCAGAGTCTGTTGGACAAGTTGACTCAAGAGAAACTAGACAGCAAAACTAAGCTTGGGAACAAACGAAATGATCTCTCCTCTG CCTATGCTTGGAGAACACCCTTCCTCTCTAACAGAATTGCATGCACAGAAGCACCAG ATGCAAGCAGCGACTTCTCTCTGTTTGAGGCGCTGAGGGAAACCATTTACTCTGAGGTGGCGACTTTGATCTCCCAGAATGAGTCCCGACCCCACTTTCTCATCGAGCTCTTCCATGAGCTGCAGCTGCTCAATACAGACTACTTACGCCAGAGAGCGCTGTATTCCCTACAG GACATAGTGACCAGGCATCTGGCAGAGAAGAGTGCAGCTGAGGACCAGTTGCCTCCGCTTGGCCCTGTGGCGTGGGCTGCAGGCTCTCAGTCTGAGCTCACACCCAGTGAGAGTCTGGCTACCAGTGATGCA gaggtggtggagaagAACTTGAGGCTCACACAGGACACAATGAAGAAGAGGGATGATGCAGAATCTGTGGGCAATGAAAGCACCGTGTCGACCTCCTCCAACCTGGATCCGTTCGCTAAGGATGATCTCG CAGGTGCGGCCGGTGATGTGCGCTGCCCTCAGATTGACACCCAGCAGTTGGATCGTCAGATCAAAGATATCATGACAGAAGTCATTCCCTTCCTTAAG GAGAACATGGACGAGGTGTGTTCCCTCCAGCTGCTGACATCTGTGCGGCGCATGGTCCTCACTCTCACCCAGCAGAATGACGAGAGCAAGGAGTTTGTCCGCTTCTTTCACAGACAGCTGGGAGGCATACTGCAG GAATCTCTCAGTAAATTTGTGGGCCGTACTCTGAAGGACTGTGGGGAAGACCTCCTGGTGGAGATCTCGGAGATCCTCTTCAATGAATTGGCTTTTTTTAGGCTTATGCAAGACTTGGACAATAGCAGCAGTGTCTCTTTGGCAgccaaacacaaaaacaagaagaaggCTGAGCAATCTAGTAAAGCCAAACACAGTCTAAAG GAAAATCTAAAAGCCGGGGGCGATGAATCAATTTCTCCAGCCTACTCAGATGAAGACAAG GACCAAGACGAGGCCGAGCAGGACGGTGATTCTGCTTTCCAGGAGATTTACCTGCAGACAGAGACGAAGAACCGCAGGAGCAGTGATGCTTCAGAggctgaagaggaagatgaggatgaaggGGATGGACAGGGAATCCCTCTGTCGATCA GCCTTTCCAAAGCAGAGACTCAAGCCCTGACAAACTACGGCAGTGGGGAGGATGAAAacgaggaggaagagatggaggagtTTGAGGCTGGACCTGTAGATGTCCAAACCTCCTTACAGGCTACTGCTGACGGACAGGTGGAGCAGGAG GTGACATCAACAAATGAAATCCAGGAGACTCAAAGTGAACAGAGGTCTGAGAAAGATGATG CGGAGACCAACAACAAGTCAACTGGGATTGTGGAttccacagaagaagaacatgcAACGGTGGAGGACCAGGTCCCCGAGAAGGAGAGTAAAGTTGCTGCCTCAGAGGAAAGCACTGAAGCCTCTCAGAACTTCACCAAGGAGTCAAACACCACTAGCAGCCCTGACACGGACTCTCCCGTCATGATCAATGTAGAT GAGGTGGGCTCAGGTAACACCAGCCAGAAGTCCGATGAGGAAGACTTTGTCAAGGTGGACGACTTGCCGTTGCAGCTTACAGTCATGTGTGAG gaggaactacagaagagaattgtggaggagcagcagaatAACAACCTGTCTGTTGAAATCCTCAATGGGAACACTGAATCGCTGACTGGGCTGGTTGGAAATGCGCAGGCACTGAAGGAACCAG aaaatgttGGTGCCCAGAGTGTGTGA